The Anabrus simplex isolate iqAnaSimp1 chromosome 1, ASM4041472v1, whole genome shotgun sequence genome window below encodes:
- the LOC136879221 gene encoding cuticle protein 67-like, giving the protein FQVVILAVVLAVANAGYLGAPAAVGYAAAPAYAAPAYAAPAYGHSYATPAITAQHSNILRTPGNLGQVSTYSKSINTPYSSVSKSDVRVSNDALAYPAVAHAAPLGYAAPAVHAAPALGYAAPAVHAAPAVAHAGLLGVAYSAAPAVAHMTYSNGLGLSYAW; this is encoded by the coding sequence TTTCAGGTTGTGATCCTCGCCGTTGTGCTGGCTGTTGCTAACGCTGGCTACCTAGGTGCTCCTGCCGCCGTGGGTTACGCTGCTGCCCCTGCATATGCTGCCCCCGCATACGCCGCCCCTGCCTATGGCCATTCTTACGCTACCCCCGCCATCACTGCCCAGCATTCCAACATCCTGAGGACTCCCGGTAACCTGGGACAGGTCTCCACCTACTCCAAGTCTATCAACACTCCTTACTCCAGTGTCAGCAAGTCTGATGTCCGTGTGAGCAACGACGCTCTTGCCTACCCTGCCGTCGCCCATGCCGCTCCTCTGGGCTATGCCGCCCCCGCTGTGCATGCCGCTCCTGCCCTGGGCTATGCTGCCCCCGCTGTACATGCTGCTCCTGCTGTTGCTCATGCCGGTCTCCTCGGAGTCGCTTACTCTGCCGCCCCCGCCGTCGCTCACATGACCTACAGCAACGGTCTTGGTCTCAGCTATGCCTGGTGA